In Equus caballus isolate H_3958 breed thoroughbred chromosome 7, TB-T2T, whole genome shotgun sequence, one DNA window encodes the following:
- the OR6M1 gene encoding olfactory receptor 6M1 isoform X1, whose protein sequence is MGNWSTVTEFTLTAFPAFLELRILLFVVLLLTYTLTATGNIIILSLIWTDNRLQTPMYFFLSNLSFLDILFTTTIVPKLLACLLEEKKTIPFAGCIIQVYFYFFLGTVEFILLAVMSFDRYVAICNPLRYTIIMNSRTCLLLVLGCWLGAFLSVLVPIIVVTRLPYCSKEINHFFCDIAPLLQAACVDTHLIEKMNFLLSALVILSSLAFTTGSYTYIISTILHIPSAQGREKAFSTCASHITVVSIAYGSNIFVYVRPNQNYSLNFDKIAAILITVVTPLLNPFIYSLRNEKVKEVLREAMDRIMSLILRKTRR, encoded by the coding sequence ATGGGAAATTGGAGCACAGTGACCGAATTCACCCTGACTGCCTTCCCAGCTTTCCTGGAGCTTCGGATACTCCTCTTTGTGGTTCTCCTGTTGACTTACACCTTAACGGCAACAGGAAACATTATCATCCTCTCCCTAATATGGACTGATAACCGCCTTCAAACtccaatgtatttttttctcagtaatttGTCATTTTTGGACATTTTATTCACAACTACTATTGTCCCAAAGTTACTAGCTTGCCtgttagaagagaagaaaaccatACCTTTTGCTGGCTGCATCATCCAAGtttatttctacttctttctgGGGACAGTGGAATTTATCCTCCTGGCAGTGATGTCCTTTGACCGCTACGTGGCCATCTGTAACCCCCTGCGCTACACCATCATCATGAACAGCAGGACCTGCCTCCTGCTGGTTCTGGGCTGCTGGCTGGGAGCCTTTCTGTCTGTGTTGGTACCAATCATTGTAGTGACAAGGCTACCTTATTGTAGCAAAGAAATCAATCACTTTTTCTGTGACATTGCTCCTCTTCTACAAGCGGCCTGTGTAGATACTCACCTCATTGAGAAGATGAACTTTCTCCTATCTGCCCTTGTCATCTTGAGTTCCCTAGCGTTCACTACTGGGTCCTACACCTACATCATTTCTACCATTCTGCATATCCCGTCTGCCCAAGGCCGTGAAAAAGCTTTTTCTACCTGCGCTTCTCACATCACTGTCGTCTCCATTGCTTACGGGAGCAACATCTTTGTATATGTGAGACCCAATCAGAACTATTCACTGAATTTTGACAAGATAGCTGCTATCCTCATTACAGTAGTGACCCCTCTTCTGAACCCTTTTATTTATAGCTTGAGGAATGAAAAGGTGAAAGAAGTGTTGAGAGAGGCAATGGACAGAATCATGTCCTTGATACTAAGGAAAACTAGACGTTAG